The window GGGTTTTTTCTCTGCAGTTGCGAGAAAAGGTGGAAAGTGCGATTCAGCAGTCGGTAATGTGCATATTGCAAAAGTTTGCTCCATTGAAGGGCTTATCGAATGGTATGTTCCTTATTTTTGGCATTAATTTTTGTAGGAGGTGAATTTTTTAGGGCTAGATTTAAGGTATTcgagctaacccatggagattaAATGTGTTGGCAGTGTTCTGTTGGATTATTGACATGGTGTGTACCCAAAAAAATTGGATATGATCCTTTTAGATACATTAATTGATTCACGTTAAAGGATTATACTGGTGTGCAGTGGAGGATGGACATTGGCATTTAGTTAGAGTCATGTTCTATAGAGAAGCAATGGTAGAAGTTTTTTAGTTATtcagcaaataaatattattttttttaattttttacaattgttttatttttataaacttaAATAAAgagttagtttatttatttattcagcaCATAACTCTTTTTTAATTGCTAGGTTGAAAAGATTAAGAATAACTGCAAGTGATTTTAGTGGCATCAGTTATTTACTATCCATCTGGTCACcactttaaaagaaaaagtgttaGTTTTTACCTCTCCAAATTTCAATTCCAATTGGTTGGTTAATATGCTTTACTGGTCTTCTGGTCTATTTGTTATTAGAAAATAGAATTGTCTTGTTTTACATTTGTTATGGAATTGGCTAAATGTCTATTTCTGAAGCCTTCATGCCAATTTAGTTGTTTAAACTTACAACAAATTTTGGTTTCACAATCACTATCAGTGAAGTTgaagtactttttgagctatttaAGTGCATAAGCAATTTGGTTGTTCTTAAAGGACTAATAAGCAATTAACTATATAGAAAATTCATTTTTCTCCTAGTCTCAAATGTAGTTGTATTTATGACATTTATTTTGTGATCTTCATTTTGTTAAGATATATTAGGTGTGCTTTTTTATTTGTTGATATGAATGATCAAAGAGGGGTAGTTGTTTGTATAGGGTGAGTTTTTCCGATGATGATGTAGTGAGTGTAAAGAATTCCTGGAAGCATTGAAATTGGAGTAGAAGGTCTGCATTTCCTATGTTAACATGTTACAATAAGTTGCTTTGTTAACATGGTTGCATCAATTGGCCAGATTGTGACAGCGAGACTGGATATTATTGTTGCCTATGCAATTGTTGAAGTTCTTAGGAACCACAAGTGAGGGGATTATCTAGAAGAAGCAGTTGCTGCCTATTAGGAAACAGATGAACAACATAAATCATGAGCCGATATCGACATCAACCAATCGTGAATCGGCGATGCCAGACCCGGAGGACGGGCTTTTAAATGAGGTATATGATAGGGTAGAACTTGCATATTTGGATTGTATTAGTTTTTTGTCATTCTGAAGATGAATAgtataagttaatataaaattGGGTTATCGTAGCATTGTTAATTGTTGTGCAGGAGACACTTTTTGACATGAGCATGTTAGGGAATGAAGCAGGGTTTCCGAATATGATGCAGACAGACATAAAGCTTCAATCTGCTCAGGTACCAAGTCATGTCAGTGTTGAAGATATGCTGAAGATGGAGTTCTGTACCGTTGGGGAAGCAAGAGAATTATACACGAGTTATAGTAAGCTAAAAGGTTTTGCAATAAGAAAGAGTAAGAGGGTAAAAAATGCCAAAGGAGAGATCGTTAGATACACTTTTGTTTGCAACAGACAAGGGTTTAGGCACAAGAAGTGGTTAGATAAGCTGGATAGGAAAAAAGAGCACAAGCCTATAACGCGATGCAGGTGTGTAGCAGAGATGAGGATAAAGAAGAATCATACTAATAGAAAATGGTTTGTTTCACAGTTTGGGGATGATCATAACCACACCCTACTCTCTGAAAGGTTTATTAGATATCTGCCTTCACACAAGAATATGTCTGATGTAGAAATTGCTCAAATGAATAGCATGAGGCAAGTTAGGATaagtgtaagacccggttaattaatggctaattaacccatgaatgagaatttattctagaaagccaaaaatttgatatttatggctaaatgtgatagaggagattgagacgagaatttcggtaccaattttatagaaaacggaccaagattggaccaaacgggctaaaccgggccaaccggacccaaagtgggcccttgacccaactaaactaaaccaaaaccctagttttcagcactctctctcctcacaacacactcaaacacgctgaaatggtggagaggaagggaagaacactctctcaacttctttctctcacttgatcttcaaaccaccataacttttgatctagagctccgattgccgctccgtttgcagccacgcgttcaccgcggagagctctacaaaactcatacaattaatcttgaggtaagctacgttttactgttcgaaattccagcccttgatttcgagtttcatgagcaaaaatgttgagattgtgggctctttgatgttataggacccaactctcttgaaggagaaggttaatcttgtctccttggaccttgggtgtggtaagattctcaaccctagtgtaatttgttgttctatgaggtttgggcattgagatgttgtgtatgggtatgatgattgtggcttaggttgtgtatatgtgaatattggagcttgattggtgattttggaaagcttggaagagggttttgtgtgacaaaatctgttcttggaggtgttgagaccttgagagcttgaggaaaagtggtttggaagtgctccggttaagCTTGGGAAATCGattaaggtatggtctcggtttcccgtatctaatatgtaatgtggtaggaaatacctaggctagaggccctaagataggcattgaattgatgatgttgttgaatgattgagatatatggtgtgatcatatatgtgattatgaatattgatgccttgattgtatGA is drawn from Arachis hypogaea cultivar Tifrunner chromosome 12, arahy.Tifrunner.gnm2.J5K5, whole genome shotgun sequence and contains these coding sequences:
- the LOC112729679 gene encoding putative protein FAR1-RELATED SEQUENCE 10; this translates as MNNINHEPISTSTNRESAMPDPEDGLLNEETLFDMSMLGNEAGFPNMMQTDIKLQSAQVPSHVSVEDMLKMEFCTVGEARELYTSYSKLKGFAIRKSKRVKNAKGEIVRYTFVCNRQGFRHKKWLDKLDRKKEHKPITRCRCVAEMRIKKNHTNRKWFVSQFGDDHNHTLLSERFIRYLPSHKNMSDVEIAQMNSMRQVRISVRPG